One region of Terriglobales bacterium genomic DNA includes:
- the hisG gene encoding ATP phosphoribosyltransferase — translation MKLRLGIPKGSLQEATLQLFARAGLNVYTSPRSYFASTDDPEIECMLIRAQEMARYVEHGVLDAGLTGRDWVVESGLEVVSVADLIYAKQSRGKVRWVLAVPEDSRFQNARDLEGCIIATELVSVTRNWFAERGVNVTVEFSWGATEVKPPMLADAIVEVTETGSSLRANRLRILETVLESNTQVIANGKAWEDAARRRKIENLALMLCGAIAAQGRVGLMLNVEKRDLTNVLAVLPALKRPTISQLSDDGWVAVNTVIEETAAREIIPRLKAANAQGIVEYPLNKVVM, via the coding sequence ATGAAGCTCCGACTCGGCATTCCCAAGGGCAGCCTGCAGGAAGCGACGCTGCAACTGTTCGCGCGCGCCGGGCTGAACGTCTACACCAGCCCGCGCTCGTACTTTGCTTCGACCGATGATCCCGAGATCGAATGCATGCTGATTCGCGCGCAGGAGATGGCGCGCTACGTGGAGCACGGCGTGCTCGACGCCGGACTCACCGGCCGCGATTGGGTGGTCGAGAGCGGACTCGAGGTGGTCAGCGTGGCCGACCTGATCTACGCCAAGCAGAGCCGCGGCAAGGTGCGTTGGGTACTTGCGGTGCCGGAAGATTCCAGGTTCCAGAACGCGCGCGATCTCGAGGGCTGCATCATCGCCACCGAACTGGTCAGCGTCACGCGCAACTGGTTTGCCGAGCGCGGCGTAAACGTCACCGTCGAATTTTCCTGGGGTGCGACCGAGGTCAAGCCGCCCATGCTCGCCGACGCCATTGTGGAGGTCACCGAGACCGGCAGCTCGCTGCGCGCCAACCGGCTGCGGATTCTGGAAACCGTGCTCGAGTCAAACACGCAGGTGATCGCCAATGGGAAAGCGTGGGAGGACGCCGCACGGCGCCGCAAAATCGAGAACCTGGCGCTGATGCTGTGCGGCGCCATCGCCGCGCAGGGGCGCGTGGGACTGATGCTCAACGTGGAGAAGCGCGACCTGACCAACGTGCTTGCCGTGCTGCCGGCGCTCAAGCGTCCGACGATCTCGCAACTGAGCGACGACGGCTGGGTGGCCGTGAACACGGTCATCGAAGAAACGGCCGCGCGCGAGATCATCCCGCGGCTGAAGGCAGCCAATGCGCAGGGCATCGTGGAGTACCCGCTGAACAAGGTGGTGATGTGA
- the hisD gene encoding histidinol dehydrogenase, producing the protein MRIVAGGRAAATVARLADRGAAATASVEPAVRRIVAAVRRGGDRALVAYARKFDGLAANQALRVSSDELQAAWRECPADLRAALRAAARNIRRFAQWQRPAEWRREIAPGVCVGQLVRPLESVGCYVPGGRYPLPSTLLMTVVPAQVAGVRRIAVVSPRPAKETLAAAAMLGVKEFYRIGGAQAIAALAYGTETVSRVAKIVGPGNLYVTAAKKIVAFDCGIDFLAGPTEALLVRDDGDLEFIAADLVAQAEHDPATLPALITCSRALAQDVAAIVRRKSRENSVARMSLRRNGVILLARSPEQAMQFANQLAPEHVSVSADALPSVENAGSIFVGDYSAQAFGDYGSGPNHVLPTGGIARSRGGLSVLDFVKLITVQEISREGTRSLRWAGRLGQAEGLRAHAESIEARCARA; encoded by the coding sequence ATGCGCATCGTGGCAGGCGGAAGGGCCGCAGCGACGGTAGCGCGGCTGGCGGACCGTGGCGCGGCAGCAACGGCGAGCGTAGAGCCGGCGGTGCGGCGGATTGTCGCCGCGGTGCGGCGCGGAGGCGATCGCGCCCTGGTTGCTTATGCGCGCAAGTTTGACGGGCTCGCGGCGAACCAGGCGCTGCGAGTGTCATCCGACGAATTGCAGGCGGCCTGGCGCGAGTGTCCTGCCGATCTGCGGGCGGCGCTTCGCGCTGCCGCGCGGAACATCCGGCGGTTCGCTCAGTGGCAGCGGCCGGCCGAATGGCGCCGGGAGATCGCGCCAGGGGTGTGCGTCGGGCAGCTCGTGCGGCCGCTCGAGTCGGTGGGCTGCTACGTTCCCGGAGGCAGGTATCCGCTGCCTTCGACGCTGCTCATGACGGTGGTCCCGGCGCAGGTCGCGGGCGTGCGGCGGATCGCGGTGGTTTCGCCGCGACCCGCCAAGGAAACGCTTGCCGCGGCGGCGATGCTGGGTGTTAAGGAGTTTTACCGCATTGGCGGCGCACAGGCGATTGCGGCGCTCGCCTACGGAACGGAAACTGTTTCGCGCGTGGCAAAGATCGTTGGGCCGGGAAATCTTTATGTCACTGCCGCGAAGAAAATAGTGGCGTTCGATTGCGGAATTGATTTCCTCGCCGGTCCGACCGAGGCGCTGCTCGTCAGGGACGACGGCGACCTGGAATTCATCGCCGCCGACCTGGTTGCGCAAGCGGAGCACGATCCCGCGACACTGCCGGCGCTGATTACTTGCTCGCGAGCGCTTGCGCAAGACGTGGCGGCGATTGTGCGGCGCAAGTCGCGTGAGAACTCGGTTGCGCGAATGTCACTGCGCCGCAATGGCGTGATTCTGCTCGCGCGCTCGCCGGAGCAGGCGATGCAATTTGCCAATCAGCTTGCGCCCGAGCACGTGAGCGTCAGCGCGGACGCCCTTCCTTCCGTTGAAAATGCCGGCTCGATTTTTGTGGGCGACTACTCGGCGCAGGCGTTTGGCGATTACGGCTCCGGACCGAACCATGTGCTGCCCACCGGCGGCATCGCTCGCTCGCGTGGCGGGCTGAGCGTGCTCGACTTCGTCAAGCTGATCACCGTGCAGGAGATTTCGCGCGAAGGAACGCGAAGCCTGCGGTGGGCCGGGCGACTCGGACAAGCGGAGGGACTGAGAGCTCATGCCGAATCCATCGAGGCGAGGTGCGCCCGTGCCTAA
- the hisC gene encoding histidinol-phosphate transaminase, whose translation MPKPRKAVARLKEYHAPIAGRTGLRLDFNENTQGCSPRVLERLHGISADDLARYPERAPVEARVARFLGLAPEQVLLTAGVDEAIHLACEAFLEPADEALIVSPTFAMYEILTSATGATVRAVPAAPNFQFPAEALFAAVNGKTRMIAIANPNNPTGAAVDPKLLTGLAETARDIVVFVDEAYFEFCGQSALEGVRRLPNLLVARTFSKAYGLAALRVGAVAGSQEMISALRRLATPYNVNGVALACVEAALADQDYVRNYVAQVRAGREALQAELLRLNVPSWPSEANFVLAAFGDAHEEFVERMRARGILVRDRSSDPGCAGCVRITIGADEHNRQLLAALRDAVGELRQRQGAAR comes from the coding sequence GTGCCTAAGCCGCGCAAGGCCGTCGCCAGGCTGAAGGAGTACCACGCGCCCATTGCAGGCCGCACCGGCCTGCGGCTCGACTTCAACGAGAACACGCAAGGATGCTCGCCGCGCGTTCTCGAGCGCCTGCACGGGATCAGCGCAGACGACCTCGCGCGTTATCCCGAGCGCGCGCCGGTGGAGGCGCGCGTTGCGCGATTTCTTGGACTCGCGCCGGAGCAGGTGCTGCTGACCGCGGGCGTGGACGAGGCGATACACCTGGCGTGTGAGGCGTTCCTCGAGCCCGCCGACGAGGCGCTGATCGTTTCGCCGACCTTCGCGATGTACGAGATTCTTACATCGGCAACCGGCGCGACCGTTCGCGCCGTTCCTGCGGCGCCGAACTTTCAGTTCCCGGCCGAAGCGCTGTTCGCAGCGGTCAATGGGAAAACGCGGATGATCGCCATCGCCAATCCCAACAATCCGACCGGCGCAGCGGTCGATCCGAAATTACTCACCGGCCTCGCCGAGACGGCGCGCGACATCGTCGTCTTCGTTGACGAGGCGTATTTCGAGTTCTGCGGGCAAAGCGCGCTCGAAGGCGTGCGGCGACTGCCGAATTTGCTCGTAGCGCGTACTTTTTCGAAGGCCTACGGGCTGGCGGCGCTGCGCGTTGGCGCGGTGGCCGGGAGTCAGGAGATGATCTCCGCGCTGCGGCGGCTGGCCACCCCCTACAACGTGAACGGCGTCGCGCTCGCGTGTGTTGAAGCTGCGCTCGCGGACCAGGACTACGTTCGCAATTACGTCGCGCAGGTGCGCGCCGGCCGCGAGGCGCTTCAAGCCGAGCTGCTGCGATTGAACGTCCCGTCGTGGCCGAGCGAAGCGAACTTCGTGCTCGCTGCGTTTGGCGACGCCCACGAAGAATTCGTAGAGAGGATGCGCGCCCGCGGAATCCTGGTGCGCGACCGCAGCTCCGATCCTGGCTGCGCCGGCTGCGTGCGCATCACGATCGGCGCCGATGAGCACAACCGACAGCTCCTGGCGGCGTTGCGCGATGCGGTCGGCGAACTGCGCCAGCGGCAAGGAGCGGCGCGATGA
- the hisB gene encoding imidazoleglycerol-phosphate dehydratase HisB has protein sequence MKRRARLHRKTNETDIRVTLALDGRGRYRVRTGIRFFDHMLELFARHGGFDLEVEARGDLDVDQHHTVEDVGIALGEAFAAALGDKRGILRAGYYLMPMDETLGLAAIDFGGRAAAVVATKVRVRLVGDLQSELVHDFFEGFARGARVNLHARVLYGRSNHHKIEALFKAFARALRVAVARDSRLSRMLPSTKGLL, from the coding sequence ATGAAACGCCGCGCGCGGCTGCACCGCAAAACCAACGAAACCGACATTCGCGTCACGCTGGCGCTCGACGGCCGCGGGCGGTACCGGGTCCGGACCGGCATTCGCTTTTTCGATCACATGCTGGAGCTTTTCGCGCGGCACGGAGGATTTGACCTGGAGGTCGAGGCGCGCGGCGACCTCGACGTGGACCAGCACCACACGGTGGAAGACGTGGGCATCGCGCTGGGTGAGGCTTTCGCCGCCGCGCTTGGCGATAAGCGCGGGATCTTGCGCGCGGGCTACTACCTGATGCCGATGGACGAGACGCTCGGGCTGGCTGCGATTGACTTCGGCGGGCGGGCAGCGGCGGTGGTGGCCACCAAGGTCCGCGTAAGGCTGGTGGGCGACTTGCAGAGCGAACTGGTGCACGACTTCTTCGAGGGCTTCGCGCGGGGCGCGCGCGTGAACCTGCACGCGCGCGTGCTTTACGGCCGCAGCAATCACCACAAGATCGAAGCGCTGTTCAAAGCGTTTGCGCGGGCGCTGCGCGTGGCGGTGGCGCGCGATTCGCGTCTTTCGCGCATGCTGCCTTCGACGAAAGGATTGCTGTGA
- the hisH gene encoding imidazole glycerol phosphate synthase subunit HisH: MIAIVDYQAGNLASVKKALDHLGFESVITNDRKFVGSAGKIILPGVGNFAATSALRSSGLAETIREAIARGTPFLGICVGMQWMFDGSEEAPGVAGLGVFPGRCGRFPSGVKSPHVGWNRLQPRRPSQLLRGIEPGAFVYYTHSYRAPAGAGTVAESSYGGQFAAVVERGNAFGVQFHPEKSAETGLKLLANFCEAAC, from the coding sequence GTGATCGCGATCGTGGACTACCAGGCGGGGAATCTCGCGTCGGTAAAGAAGGCGCTCGATCACCTCGGCTTCGAGTCGGTGATCACAAACGATCGCAAGTTTGTGGGAAGCGCCGGCAAAATCATTCTGCCGGGTGTGGGCAACTTCGCGGCGACCTCAGCTCTCCGCAGTTCAGGACTTGCGGAAACGATTCGCGAAGCGATCGCACGCGGAACCCCGTTCCTGGGCATCTGCGTGGGCATGCAATGGATGTTCGACGGCAGCGAGGAAGCGCCCGGCGTGGCGGGGCTCGGAGTGTTCCCGGGCCGATGCGGACGCTTCCCTTCCGGCGTGAAGTCCCCGCATGTGGGCTGGAACCGGCTTCAGCCGCGGCGACCGTCGCAGCTGCTCCGAGGCATCGAGCCGGGGGCCTTCGTTTACTACACGCACTCGTATCGCGCGCCCGCCGGCGCGGGCACGGTCGCGGAAAGCAGCTATGGCGGCCAGTTTGCGGCCGTCGTGGAGCGCGGGAATGCGTTCGGCGTTCAGTTTCATCCGGAAAAGTCGGCGGAAACAGGGCTGAAGCTGCTGGCGAATTTCTGCGAGGCGGCATGCTGA
- the hisF gene encoding imidazole glycerol phosphate synthase subunit HisF, with product MLTRRIIACLDVDGGRVVKGVRFLHLRDAGDPAELARAHAAAGADEIVLLDITATHERRATLLDCVRRTARELFIPFTVGGGIRTLRDAAAVFDAGADKVAINSAAVERPELIGEIAERFGSQAVIVAVDARRANGNGAEVYVSGGRIPTGRDVIAWAREAEQRGAGEILLTSMDRDGTRRGFDCELTASIAAAVQIPVIASGGGGSVADFFDVFRAGRADAALAASIFHFGVHSAAELKQRLAAAGVPVRWPC from the coding sequence ATGCTGACGCGCCGCATCATCGCGTGCCTCGACGTGGATGGCGGCCGCGTGGTGAAGGGCGTGAGGTTCCTGCACCTGCGCGATGCCGGCGATCCGGCGGAGCTTGCGCGGGCGCACGCCGCCGCAGGAGCGGACGAAATCGTTCTGCTCGACATCACCGCGACGCACGAGCGGCGCGCCACCTTGCTGGACTGCGTGCGCCGAACCGCGCGTGAACTGTTCATCCCGTTCACGGTCGGAGGCGGAATCCGAACGCTCCGCGACGCGGCCGCGGTGTTCGACGCCGGCGCCGACAAGGTCGCGATCAACTCGGCCGCGGTCGAGCGCCCGGAACTGATCGGTGAAATTGCCGAACGTTTCGGCTCGCAGGCGGTGATCGTGGCGGTGGATGCGCGCCGAGCGAACGGAAACGGCGCCGAAGTGTACGTATCCGGCGGGCGCATTCCAACCGGTCGCGATGTGATTGCGTGGGCGCGCGAAGCGGAACAGCGCGGCGCGGGAGAGATCCTGCTCACTTCCATGGACCGTGACGGCACGCGCCGGGGCTTCGATTGCGAGCTGACGGCGAGCATTGCCGCGGCGGTGCAGATTCCCGTGATCGCCTCGGGCGGCGGGGGCAGCGTGGCGGATTTTTTCGATGTGTTCCGCGCCGGCCGCGCCGATGCCGCGCTGGCGGCGAGCATTTTTCACTTCGGCGTCCACAGCGCGGCCGAGCTGAAGCAGCGCCTTGCCGCCGCCGGCGTTCCGGTGAGGTGGCCGTGCTGA
- a CDS encoding HisA/HisF-related TIM barrel protein: MLIPSIDLMGGKIVQLVGGARKTLETDDFDGWMARFAPYPMVQLIDLDAAMNKGSNRELVTRIASRLPCQVGGGVRDLAAAEELLAAGARRVIIGSSLVRNGKPDVAFAAAIAAAVSSERLVFAVDSRAGKVAVSGWSEQTALEPIEMMRALEPWCGAFLYTHIDTEGQLRGFPLDVAEQLRRATARQIAVAGGVRSHEEVAALDALGLDAVVGMAIYTGVMQA, translated from the coding sequence GTGCTGATTCCTTCGATAGACCTGATGGGCGGCAAGATCGTGCAGCTGGTGGGCGGCGCGCGGAAGACGCTGGAGACTGACGACTTCGACGGCTGGATGGCGCGCTTCGCCCCGTATCCGATGGTGCAGCTGATCGATCTCGACGCCGCCATGAACAAGGGCAGCAATCGCGAGCTGGTCACCAGGATCGCTTCGCGACTTCCCTGCCAGGTCGGCGGAGGCGTGCGCGACCTCGCCGCGGCCGAGGAGCTGCTGGCCGCGGGAGCGCGGCGAGTGATCATCGGCTCATCGCTGGTGAGAAACGGGAAGCCGGATGTGGCGTTTGCGGCAGCGATTGCGGCGGCCGTTTCCTCCGAGCGGCTGGTGTTTGCGGTGGATTCGCGCGCGGGCAAGGTTGCGGTCAGCGGCTGGAGCGAGCAGACCGCGCTCGAACCCATCGAGATGATGCGAGCGCTCGAGCCCTGGTGCGGAGCATTTCTGTATACGCACATTGACACCGAGGGACAGCTACGCGGGTTTCCGCTGGACGTTGCGGAACAACTGCGGCGAGCGACCGCACGGCAAATCGCTGTCGCAGGCGGCGTCCGGTCACACGAAGAAGTCGCGGCACTCGATGCGCTGGGCCTGGACGCGGTGGTGGGCATGGCAATCTACACCGGCGTGATGCAGGCGTAG
- a CDS encoding protein-methionine-sulfoxide reductase heme-binding subunit MsrQ, which yields MPSHRAIVAMKVAVWVLCLLPLALLGLKFAQDGLGANPIEVITHATGDWTMRLLLTTLAITPIRKLTGRLWLIRFRRLLGLFAFFYGVLHFITYIWLDKFFDIREMLADVAKRRFITVGFLGFALMIPLALTSTQWAIRKLKKRWQLVHRLIYASAIAGVVHYWWLVKADITLPAVYAVILGVLLLYRLVQRLIPTAAPRAKVVTAEAE from the coding sequence ATGCCGTCGCATCGCGCCATCGTGGCGATGAAGGTCGCGGTGTGGGTGCTGTGCCTGCTGCCGCTCGCGCTGCTCGGCCTGAAGTTCGCGCAAGATGGCCTCGGCGCCAATCCGATCGAGGTCATTACCCACGCCACCGGCGACTGGACCATGCGCCTGCTGCTGACCACGCTGGCGATCACTCCCATCCGCAAGCTCACCGGCCGCCTGTGGCTCATCCGCTTCCGCCGCCTGCTGGGCTTGTTTGCGTTTTTCTACGGTGTGCTGCACTTCATCACCTACATCTGGCTGGACAAGTTCTTCGACATCCGCGAGATGCTTGCCGACGTCGCCAAGCGGCGCTTCATCACCGTCGGCTTTCTCGGCTTCGCGCTCATGATTCCGCTCGCTCTCACGTCCACGCAATGGGCGATTCGCAAGCTGAAAAAGCGCTGGCAACTGGTCCACCGCCTCATCTACGCCAGCGCCATCGCGGGCGTGGTGCACTACTGGTGGCTGGTGAAGGCAGACATCACCCTTCCCGCCGTCTACGCCGTCATCCTGGGTGTGCTGCTGCTCTATCGCCTGGTGCAACGCTTGATTCCAACGGCCGCGCCCCGCGCCAAGGTCGTTACCGCCGAGGCGGAATAG
- the msrP gene encoding protein-methionine-sulfoxide reductase catalytic subunit MsrP, producing the protein MLIRKPADIKSSEITDKKLYLNRRKFIGMAAAGAGAVAAASAGLLRMGGDVETAHAGSLPGPVGKSAFSTSEKQTPFKDITNYNNYYEFSTDKYEPAGLARNFRTRPWTVRVEGLVKKPLTLDIDSILKSNPLEERIYRHRCVEGWSMVIPWVGFPLANFLKQVEPLGKARFVEFTTILDRSQMPGQGGSVLDWPYVEGLRLDEAMNPLAILAVGLYGDVLPNQDGAPIRLVVPWKYGFKSIKAIVKVRLVEGQPINTWNRTAPNEYGFYSNVNPTVDHPRWSQAKERRIGEFFKRPTLMFNGYGDQVASLYSGMDLRKNF; encoded by the coding sequence ATGCTCATTCGTAAACCGGCAGACATAAAGTCCTCGGAAATCACCGACAAGAAGCTCTACCTGAACCGCCGCAAGTTCATCGGGATGGCGGCTGCTGGCGCCGGAGCGGTGGCGGCGGCCAGTGCGGGTCTGCTGCGCATGGGCGGCGACGTGGAAACTGCTCATGCCGGCTCACTGCCCGGCCCGGTTGGTAAGAGCGCCTTCAGCACGAGCGAGAAGCAAACGCCGTTCAAGGACATCACCAATTACAACAACTACTACGAGTTCAGCACCGACAAGTATGAGCCCGCCGGGCTGGCGCGCAACTTCCGCACGCGTCCATGGACGGTCCGCGTGGAAGGCCTGGTGAAGAAGCCGCTCACGCTCGACATTGACAGCATTTTGAAATCGAACCCGCTGGAAGAGCGCATTTACCGGCATCGCTGCGTCGAGGGCTGGTCCATGGTGATTCCGTGGGTCGGTTTCCCGTTGGCAAACTTCCTCAAGCAGGTCGAGCCACTAGGCAAAGCGAGATTTGTGGAGTTCACCACCATCCTCGACCGCAGCCAGATGCCCGGGCAGGGCGGCAGCGTCCTCGACTGGCCCTACGTCGAAGGCTTGCGCCTCGACGAAGCCATGAACCCGCTCGCCATCCTCGCCGTCGGCCTCTACGGCGACGTGTTGCCGAACCAGGACGGAGCGCCCATCCGCCTCGTGGTGCCGTGGAAGTACGGCTTCAAGAGCATCAAGGCGATCGTCAAGGTCCGCCTGGTCGAGGGCCAACCGATCAACACCTGGAACCGCACCGCGCCCAACGAATACGGGTTCTATTCCAACGTGAATCCCACCGTGGACCATCCGCGCTGGAGCCAGGCGAAGGAGCGGCGCATCGGCGAGTTCTTCAAGCGTCCCACGCTGATGTTCAACGGATACGGCGACCAGGTGGCCAGCTTGTATTCCGGCATGGACTTGAGGAAGAACTTCTGA
- a CDS encoding alkaline phosphatase family protein — protein sequence MPIPRALRVFIPLIVVAISLAGCQGVRQGPPESVAGPSPSPTPAPSGSFQSNINHIVFMMQENRSFDSYFGQLNAFRISQGLGPDVDGVPANASNPTFDGSGTIKAFKMATQCQENTSPSWNESHRDRNRNNPGTPSAPATMDGFVYTAAKYARDNNFFDQEGRRAMGHYDSDQLNYYYFMATAFATSDRWFSPLPARTPPNRIFSLAATSAGYTNDPPRTLPIKTIFHLLQNANISWKVYVTDPGITTLNVFQPFATQHKENIVPLSQYFADLAAGTLPQVALIETGETSGLDEHPGNAITPGVKHTANIINALMTSSAWKDSVFILTWDEGGGLFDHVPPMDTVSPDGIKPLDLKPTDHQGDFTITGFRVPLIVISPFVKPHFVSHTPMDYSAVLKFIETRFGLPNLTARDAAQPDMTEFFDFSNAALATPPTPPTPTSGRPCYFDHLP from the coding sequence GTGCCGATCCCCAGGGCTTTGCGCGTCTTCATTCCTCTCATCGTTGTAGCCATCTCACTTGCCGGCTGTCAGGGTGTAAGACAGGGACCGCCCGAGAGCGTAGCCGGGCCGTCGCCCTCGCCCACTCCGGCTCCCAGCGGCAGCTTCCAGAGCAACATCAATCACATCGTTTTCATGATGCAGGAGAACCGCTCGTTCGACAGCTACTTCGGACAGCTCAATGCGTTCCGCATCAGTCAGGGACTGGGCCCCGATGTGGACGGGGTCCCGGCGAACGCGTCGAATCCCACGTTCGACGGCTCTGGAACGATCAAAGCATTCAAGATGGCGACCCAATGCCAGGAGAACACGAGCCCCTCATGGAACGAGAGCCATCGCGATCGCAACCGCAACAATCCGGGCACTCCCAGCGCGCCCGCCACCATGGACGGCTTCGTCTACACCGCCGCCAAGTACGCGCGTGACAATAACTTCTTCGACCAGGAAGGCCGGCGCGCCATGGGCCACTACGATTCGGACCAGCTCAATTACTACTACTTCATGGCGACCGCGTTCGCGACGTCGGACCGCTGGTTCTCGCCGCTGCCCGCGCGAACGCCGCCCAACCGCATCTTCTCGTTGGCGGCCACGTCGGCCGGGTACACCAACGATCCACCGCGGACGCTGCCCATCAAGACCATCTTCCATCTGCTCCAGAACGCGAACATATCGTGGAAGGTGTACGTGACCGATCCGGGCATCACCACGCTGAACGTTTTTCAGCCGTTCGCCACCCAGCACAAGGAGAACATTGTTCCGCTCTCGCAGTACTTCGCCGACCTCGCCGCGGGCACGCTGCCGCAGGTGGCGCTCATCGAAACCGGCGAGACGTCGGGCCTGGATGAGCACCCCGGCAACGCCATCACACCCGGAGTGAAGCACACCGCCAACATCATCAACGCGCTCATGACCAGCTCGGCGTGGAAGGACAGCGTCTTCATCCTCACCTGGGACGAAGGCGGCGGGCTCTTCGACCACGTCCCGCCCATGGATACGGTCAGCCCCGACGGCATCAAGCCGCTCGACCTGAAACCCACCGACCACCAGGGCGACTTCACCATCACGGGCTTTCGCGTGCCACTGATCGTGATTTCGCCTTTCGTGAAGCCGCACTTCGTCTCGCACACCCCGATGGACTACTCCGCGGTCCTGAAATTCATCGAGACGCGCTTTGGGCTGCCCAACCTTACCGCGCGCGACGCCGCACAGCCCGACATGACCGAGTTCTTCGATTTCAGCAACGCGGCGCTGGCCACGCCGCCAACCCCGCCCACGCCGACCAGCGGAAGGCCCTGCTACTTCGACCACCTGCCGTAA